Proteins encoded together in one Xiphophorus maculatus strain JP 163 A chromosome 13, X_maculatus-5.0-male, whole genome shotgun sequence window:
- the cfap69 gene encoding cilia- and flagella-associated protein 69 — MDLGQTASRENTEIPGINLSASFKIKNVQEASPKSLDLMKILYLLQNPLTSNLTGRHLFVLRKVLKRNKFGFHLRELADIVQIIDICAEKVIERPKYASFLCEVLKISRIPFLKEKVSDDLIYAQDAINFLSCLGRLMKIPNPDIQEHVVEMVQSFFSSEAFKILPEDSQTISPVYRLQLVERSDLPKLLVESVAALQNQPFMKLQLMETLQLLCSSSDLNCRSMLDAGAAQIVCLHMNGGDPPGRVLSSSSEILWTLLDSSGRDDAVAQLCSLDCVVSLKEAFSSVLALTSQGFDLQLRNYLLVFTSLIAENPNCPLVESLFAKQLLGYITLPELEISSAQKLTHSKEDLKMKKLLLNLLILLSRNVGAVQLFREELVMVSLLRFVNPPEKQPPSPQRAILSQQEELQLQALETLVSIAPVMLQDYMSCQGNTQLLLLLDWCCDARDRWKQQMQRCIRVLRAVTSLGEQSVNQDLSDQGAIHQLLGIIIQLEADCDEGDVVTIEMMSNIQLILSALCETDLHRKELFGSEGVEMVVHFLKKGAKNFYSGLGYNKLLISTIDCVWSCIIGCSITENEFLWKDGAGLLMDLLHSSPRCVHSIILSILLDLCNNPNTRPLVLGWRDADGLTAPGVLLQLWREEEEELGVLRDKNGGIVDPEKPLLTRFQDEICNLTFPANAPSAAVLETMENLRGKIYLLLSNLGFQDLPGLSVGDQVTLGIVRRYLDFKVCEVWNEIRRELSLDGVKPITSDEKALHSISKTLTEAAQSVMVEQSRVLEEQKQQEIQEEMRVYTEMKSHRTQQELAAKSWEKLVARTSNYNILKEEKAQRKKHLKSKLRPKEAVDDRRQKHFITHILAVKKTGEPGPAGVDVSLARTVI; from the exons ATGGATTTGGGACAAACTGCGAGCCGGGAGAATACGGAAATTCCCGGGATAAATCTGAGTGCATCGTTTAAGATTAAAAACGTCCAGGAG GCCTCTCCTAAAAGTCTGGACCTCATGAAGATTCTTTATCTTCTTCAGAATCCTCTGACG AGCAACCTGACAGGGAGGCACCTGTTTGTCCTGAGGAAGGTCCTGAAGAGGAACAAGTTCGGCTTC CATTTAAGGGAGCTTGCAGATATAGTCCAGATAATTGACATCTGTGCTGAGAAAGTGATCGAGCGTCCGAAATATGCATCGTTTCTGTGCGAAGTTCTTAAAATCAGCAG GATTCCCTTCCTGAAGGAGAAAGTGTCCGATGACCTGATCTACGCTCAGGACGCCATAAACTTCCTCTCCTGCTTGG GTCGTCTGATGAAGATCCCGAATCCTGACATTCAGGAGCACGTCGTGGAAATGGTCCAGTCGTTTTTCAGCTCTGAGGCGTTCAAGATTCTGCCTGAAG ATAGCCAGACCATCTCTCCGGTCTACCGGCTGCAGCTGGTGGAGCGCAGCGACCTTCCCAAGTTGCTGGTTGAGTCCGTTGCCGCGCTGCAGAACCAGCCGttcatgaagctgcagctgatggaaaccctgcagctcctctgcagctcctctg ACCTGAACTGCAGGTCGATGCTGGACGCAGGAGCAGCGCAGATCGTGTGTCTGCACATGAACGGAGGCGACCCGCCGGGCCGGGTCCTGTCCAGCTCCTCGGAGATCCTCTGGACGCTGCTGGACAGCAGCGGCCGGGACGACGCCGTGGCTCAGCTCTGCAGCCTCGACTGCGTAGT GTCTCTGAAGGAAGCGTTTTCATCCGTCCTGGCGCTCACATCCCAGGGCTTCGACCTCCAGCTCAGGAACTACCTGCTGGTGTTCACATCTCTCATTGCAGAAAATCCAAACTGTCCGCTCGTG GAGAGCTTATTTGCCAAACAGCTGCTGGGCTACATCACACTTCCAGAAC tgGAGATCTCTTCAGCGCAGAAACTCACCCACAGCAAAGAAGACCTGAAGatgaagaagctgctgctgaatcTGCTGATTTTGTTGTCCAGAAACGTTGGTGCTGTCCAG CTTTTCAGAGAGGAGCTGGTCATGGTGAGCCTGCTGCGGTTTGTAAATCCGCCTGAGAAGCAGCCGCCTTCGCCTCAGCGCGCCATCCTCAGCCAGCAGGAGGAACTGCAGCTGCAGGCGCTGGAGACGCTGGTCAGCATCGCGCCGGTCATGCTGCAAGACTACATGAGCTGCCAGGGGAACACGCAGCTACTGCTGCTGCTCGACTGGTGCTGCG ATGCCAGAGACAGGTGGAAGCAGCAGATGCAGCGCTGCATCAGAGTCCTGCGCGCCGTCACGTCTCTGGGGGAGCAGTCCGTCAACCAGGACCTCAGCGACCAGGGAGCCATCCACCAGCTTCTGG GGATTATAATCCAGCTGGAAGCCGATTGTGACGAGGGCGATGTGGTAACCATAGAGATGATGTCGAACATCCAGCTGATCCTGTCAGCGCTGTGTGAGACCGACCTGCACAGAAAG GAGCTGTTTGGGTCCGAGGGAGTGGAAATGGTCGTACATTTCCTGAAGAAAGGTGCGAAGAACTTCTACAGCGGTTTGGGATACAACAAGCTGCTGATCTCCACCATCGACTGCGTGTG GTCCTGCATCATCGGCTGCTCCATCACAGAAAACGAGTTTCTGTGGAAGGACGGCGCCGGCCTGCTGATGGATTTGCTCCACTCCAGCCCCAGGTGTGTGCACAGCATCATCCTCTCCATCCTGCTGGACCTGTGCAACAACCCCAACACCCGGCCGCTGGTCCTGGGCTGGAGGGACGCCGACGGCCTCACGGCCCCTGGagtcctgctgcagctctggagggaggaagaggaggagctgggcGTCCTGCGGGACAAAAACGGAGGAATTGTTG ATCCGGAGAAGCCACTTCTGACCCGTTTCCAGGACGAGATCTGCAACCTGACGTTTCCGGCCAACGCGCCGTCCGCAGCCGTCCTGGAAACCATGGAGAACCTGCGAGGGAAGATTTACCTCCTGCTGTCCAACCTGG GTTTCCAGGATCTTCCTGGTCTGTCGGTGGGAGATCAGGTGACTCTGGGCATCGTCAGGAGATACCTGGACTTCAAG GTCTGCGAGGTTTGGAACGAGATCAGGAGGGAACTGAGTCTGGACGGCGTGAAGCCCATCACCTCTGACGAAAAAGCGCTGCACTCCATTTCTAAGACGTTGACGGAAGCGGCGCAGAGCGTCATGGTGGAGCAGAGCCGCGTCCTGGAGgagcagaagcagcaggagaTCCAGGAGGAAATGCGCGTCTACACAGAG atgAAATCCCATCGGACGCAGCAGGAACTCGCTGCCAAATCCTGGGAGAAATTGGTCGCCAGAACTTCAAATTACAACATCCTGAAG GAGGAAAAAGCTCAGAGGAAAAAACACCTGAAGTCCAAACTGAGGCCTAAAGAAGCTGTTGATGATCGACGTCAGAAG CATTTCATCACCCACATCCTGGCAGTGAAGAAAACCGGTGAGCCGGGTCCTGCAGGGGTCGACGTGTCGCTCGCCAGAACCGTAATCTGA
- the kdm1b gene encoding lysine-specific histone demethylase 1B: protein MLSDADYSGNGSGARRARKRSSGESPGDGQTLRSSGRQNTTRVKRSNNPPPGQSKRKATETEEEDEQAEKKYRKCEKAGCSAIYPVCFASASDRCAKNGYTSRWYHLSCGEHFCNECFDHSYRSHKDGYETFASWKKVWTSNGKSEPSLKAFMADQQLPFWVQCTKPDCRKWRQLTKEIQLTASLAAAYRCGMKVNNIKIEGPDQCSQPEDLRVAEVSESWWHSMLILPPLLKESPAGAFLSAYYPDCVGMSPSGSPCNVSAAELRAEPCRAVQPQIPGLCPYFQPFYQPNECGKALCVRPDMMELDELYEFPEFSRDPTMYLALRNLILASWHKNCKEVLTAEKCAQHIIVRGLVRVCCVQELDRVLHFMTRKGLINTGVLAVKQPLLPERYRSKKVIVIGAGAAGLAAARQLQNFGTQVVLLEARDRIGGRVWDDGSLGVTVGRGAQIVNGCVNNPIALMCEQMGIRMHKLGERCDLFQEGGRATDPAIDKRMDFHFNAILDVVSDWRNDKSQSQDAPLGEKVQEIKKNFLQESGMQFSDLEEKVLQFHLSNLEFACGSTLDQVSARFWDHNEFFAQFSGDHTLLTKGYSVLLHKLAEGLDIRTNCPVQAIDYSADAVKVTSSNGSQWTAQKVLVTVPLTLLQKNAIRFNPPLPERKLKAIHSLGAGIIEKIALQFPNRFWDSKIQGADYFGHIPPCPEKRGMFSVFYDLDPQGKQAVLMSIMSGDAVSAVGDLEDSEVVDECLKVLRELFTEQEVPDPLNYFVTRWSKDVWSQMSYSFVKTGGSGEAYDILAEDVQGKVFFAGEATNRHFPQTVTGAYLSGVREASKMAAV from the exons ATGCTGTCGGACGCAG ATTACTCCGGGAACGGCTCCGGTGCTCGCAGAGCCAGGAAACGGAGCTCCGGTGAGTCCCCGGGGGACGGACAGACCCTGCGCTCCTCCGGGAGGCAGAACACGACCCGGGTGAAGCGCAGCAACAACCCTCCACCTGGGCAg AGTAAAAGGAAAGCCACggaaacagaggaggaagatgagcaGGCTGAGAAGAAGTACAGGAAGTGTGAGAAGGCGGGATGCTCGGCCATCTACCCAGTTTGTTTTGCGAGTGCATCAGACAG gTGTGCAAAAAATGGATACACTTCTCGCTGGTACCACCTGTCATGTGGTGAACATTTTTGCAACGAGTGCTTTGATCACTCCTATAGAAG TCACAAGGACGGCTACGAGACGTTTGCTTCCTGGAAGAAAGTGTGGACTAGTAACGGGAAAAGCGAGCCGAGCCTTAAGGCCTTCATGGCTGACCAGCAGCTGCCGTTCTGG GTTCAGTGCACCAAACCGGACTGCAGGAAGTGGCGCCAGCTGACCAAGGAGATCCAGCTCACCGCCTCCCTGGCAGCAGCATACCGCTGCGGGATGAAGGTCAATAACATCAAG ATTGAAGGACCTGACCAGTGTTCCCAACCAGAGGACTTG AGGGTTGCAGAGGTGAGTGAGAGCTGGTGGCACTCCATGCTGATTCTGCCTCCGCTGCTGAAGGAAAGTCCGGCCGGCGCGTTCCTCTCGGCGTATTATCCCGACTGCGTGGGGATGAGTCCGTCCGGCTCTCCCTGCAACGTCTCTGCGGCCGAGCTGCGGGCGGAGCCGTGCAGAGCCGTGCAGCCGCAGA TTCCAGGCCTCTGTCCGTACTTCCAGCCCTTCTACCAGCCCAACGAGTGCGGCAAGGCTCTGTGTGTGCGGCCCGACATGATGGAGCTGGACGAGCTCTACGAGTTTCCAGAGTTTTCCCGGGATCCCACCATGTACCTGGCCCTGAGGAACCTCATCCTGGCCTCCTGGCACAAGAACTGCAAG GAAGTGCTAACGGCTGAGAAGTGTGCTCAGCACATCATCGTTCGTGGTTTGGTGCGCGTGTGCTGCGTTCAGGAGCTGGACCGGGTTCTCCACTTCATGACCAGGAAGGGCCTGATCAACACCGGCGTTCTGGCCGTGAAGCAGCCTCTGCTGCCTGAACGATACCGCTCT AAGAAGGTGATCGTCATCGGTGCCGGCGCCGCAGGACTGGCTGCGGCCCGGCAGCTGCAGAACtttggcacacag GTGGTTCTGCTCGAGGCCCGGGACAGAATTGGCGGTCGGGTTTGGGACGACGGCTCTCTGGGCGTCACCGTCGGCCGAGGCGCCCAGATCGTCAACGGCTGCGTGAACAACCCCATCGCTCTGATGTGTGAACAG ATGGGCATCAGGATGCACAAGCTGGGCGAGCGCTGCGACCTCTTCCAGGAGGGCGGGCGAGCCACCGACCCGGCCATCGACAAGCGCATGGACTTCCACTTCAACGCCATCCTGGACGTGGTTTCAGACTGGAGGAACGACAAGTCGCAGAGCCAGGACGCACCACTAGGAG AAAAGGTTCAGGAGATAAAGAAGAACTTCCTGCAGGAGTCTGGGATGCAGTTCAGTGATTTGGAGGAGAAAGTTCTTCAGTTTCATCTCAGCAACCTGGAGTTCGCCTGCGGAAGCACGTTAGACCAG GTATCGGCCCGATTCTGGGACCACAACGAGTTTTTTGCCCAGTTCTCAGGAGATCACACTCTACTAACGAAGGGTTACTCAGTTTTACTCCACAAACTGGCTGAAGGCCTCGACATCCGCACCAACTGTCCG gTTCAGGCCATAGACTACTCAGCTGACGCTGTTAAAGTGACCTCCTCTAACGGATCCCAGTGGACGGCCCAGAAG GTCCTCGTTACGGTCCCGCTGACTCTGCTTCAGAAGAACGCCATCCGCTTCAACCCGCCGCTTCCTGAACGGAAGCTGAAGGCAATCCACAGTCTGGGAGCGGGAATCATAGAAAAG ATTGCTCTTCAGTTTCCGAACCGGTTCTGGGACTCAAAGATCCAAGGAGCGGATTATTTTGGTCACATCCCGCCGTGTCCAGAGAAGAGAGGCATGTTCAGTGTCTTCTACGACCTCGATCCACAG GGGAAACAGGCTGTGCTGATGTCCATCATGTCTGGTGACGCGGTTTCTGCCGTCGGGGACCTGGAGGACTCGGAGGTGGTCGACGAGTGCCTGAAGGTCCTGCGAGAACTTTTCACAGAGCAG